TAGAAATTTCTCCTGACTCAGATTGTGTGAAAGTTGTTGGAATCATACATACGAGCTCTAATAATCACcgtaaaacattttatatcaCTCCTGGATGTTTGAACTTTACGACAAGAGATTACCTACTTCATTTTGTGGATGTATTTAACAAACCAAATATCGATGTGTTTtatcattctgaaaatgggGATTTGAATGATGATAACTTGCTAAAAGACATTCCGATTCGAAATTTCATGTGCAATAATTTCAAGAAACCAGAGAAAATCCTGCAACATGCTTCAAACAGCACTAAAAGTTTGTGGGTAAGAGGTTTTCAACATAAAAGTCATAAAACtacatacatttttcagatttccacaCAGCTCCCAATGTGTTCTTCAGCTCATCAAATTCTGACTAAGAACTTTGAAAAGTTAGCTGCTTGCCTCCCAATTTTTGATCTCAATAGCCTATTGAGCATGACCACCCCCATTATTGAAATACGATCAACCAAACGAATCAGAGAGAAAGATCTGAACTTGTTCCTGAAGCATAGGATGTATGGGGTTTCCAACTGCCTTCTGAAGTATTTCAAGATAAGAGCTAAAGACTATGAGATTAACCTGAACGGAGAAGCTATTGGTAAAGGTATTTGGTGTCAGAAACAGGCTGAATCTCAAAGAAGAATCTGCAAGTTTGAGGATCCAGTGAGCGGCGATCCACGAATAACGCTAGTTTACGGTGGCTATAATATTCAGAGAAACGACGGAGTTCGAGCGACGTTTAATTATTCATCGGGTTCTTTTTATTTGATAGTTTGGGACTGATGTGTTGTTGGAAAATAAAGAcgcactgattttttttgccgtATTTGGTTACATAAGGAAAATCCACGACTGAATAAACGGTAATTGCTCCCGGCACGACTGTGGCTCAAATATATACAGGCTAGATGCGACCAACATAAGTGTTGGTCGGaaagttttcttttattttaagATATGAACCACTGTATTATTTTATGAATCAGTCAATGTAACTCTTGGATGTTGAATCATGTGgccaccgtttttttttccagtttcaagCCATCAGTCTGTCTTACACTGCTTATGTGCATCTCTAGGACTGGTGGCCCGCAATTGTAGGCAAATAGATTCTGACGAGGTGGGTACTGCAAAATTCtacgtttgaaaaaaattctttaaaaccACGAGCACTTACAGATCTTGGATCATAGAcattttctgcgaaaaataTTAGGAATAgcagaaaaattgttgtaaaaCTCCTCCAGCAATCGGACATTTTGTTAGAAGGAATCGTTCAGATATGAGAGCTAAAGGACGGTTTACATGGGAAAtgattcataaaaaatttgcattgcATCTAACATGTGAAAATTgtctgtatttttcaactgtaTATGTATTATATGTATGTATCATTCAATTCttacattttcaacaaaaactttCACACAATAAAAAATCAGGTACTTGTGTAATATATACCCCCgccatttaaaaaactaattttttaatttataaattaaaacgtGTGGGCTTTTAGGCTTGGGAAAACACCATTCCTAACGAGGAAAATAGGTATAACGTTTAATTAATATGgataaattaatggaaatttgtttaattttcaaaatggcgagagtataatacacaagtaccaaaaatCACAAGGAATATATTAAGTTGTGTAGCAGCAGCTCTGacaatttcaaactcaatATGCAGACCTCTTGTAGTGTATTCGTTAGTTCAGTAATTTTACAGACGATTTGTATTCTCTGTCCTGGGCCTAATCCAGGAGTGagcggcgatcggcgatcggcgatcgccgagcGCCGTCGGAAAAAATAGTATCGGCGATCGGCAATCGCCGATTGCCGACAGGACGAAAAGggtcggcgatcgccgatcgccgagtTCATTAGAcggcaatttttcttttgaagaaaaacaagtatttttcttcttttcataaTTAACAAGTTGCAAAATGCACTTATATAACCTCATAATGAACATTTAACACTTGAACAGTGCATTTTcttttgtaaaaatctgaaGTGCAAGAAAATCGCCGAgcggcgatcgccgattttttcagattttccggtcgccgatcgccgaagacaaaaatgttaacggcaatcggcgatcgccAATCGCcgtgttaaaaattattatcggcgatcgccgatcgccgatttttttcgatcgCCGCTCTCCCCTGGCCTAATCTACAGTATATTAAATTTGGGACAATTATTTGATTAACTTACTGAATTGCTTGGCCATCCGATTTTAAAGGTTGGATACCACAGTTTTGTCCTGAAGAAAACACGCCGGGAACAGggctgggaccaaaaaaaagattggaccaaaaaacaaaaaacaaaaaatttaagtttttgaaaaaccaaaaaaaccaaaaaaaaaaaaaaattgaaaatttcgaaaaaccaaaaaaaaaccaacaaatttttgatgcttaagttaatttttaatggggttatttaagtaatgttgcaaaatgtttaaaaatacacttatgacgtcacaactgtgtTAAAAtattagacccaaaatggtccaaaactaccgaatttcgtaatgagacgttctgaaaatttttcaaaaaaaagttatgacctctcaaagttttggaaaaaacggcctattttcagctaaactctcaaattttggcaacttatcgGTGTCGCAGTgattggaacttaatttttatttgattatcatcctttaatgcatgttttggcattttattacGTGTTGTTTCGTTTATTGAGACGCTTTTTTGGCCAATGGGGACGGAAAATTGAATCATATTTGCGTCCCCATTGACCAAAAAACTCAATCTTCTCAATCAAAGAAACAACACgtaataaaatgccaaaacatgcattaaaggatgataatcaaataaaaattaagttccaatcACTGCGACACcgataagttgccaaaatttgagagtttagctgaaaataggccgttttttccaaaactttgagaggccataactttttttcgaaaaattttcagaacgtctcattacgaaatttggtagttttggaccattttgggtctaaaaacgcaaagtctcaaatttcggtaccccacctttaaagcaatttccccactggcgctactccaccatTAAGAAATAAGTATTCAGtattgaaaaagtgattttttttcggttgaagattttttctttctggctcagaacaattttttcagtcaaaattggttttttaattacacttaaacaatttttatcttttttaaacgtttttttgtaaaaaaaaattatgaaaaaaaaaattttttaatataatttttgacaaaatctccaaaaagtttcatacGCTATTCCGTTAAGTTTACCTTTGTCTCCTTGAGCAAACTGTAAACCATTGAGCAGGCAGaacaatctaaaaattttattggatttttttaaaattccaacgTGATAAAAAACTGACTGCTTGCTGGAGCCGAAGGAGTAGAAGTGCTCTGAAAaagtaaactatttttttggaaaagaggATTTACGGCAAAAGtgattgatttttaaacttttaaaagttagagtaaaatcaacgttttttaaaaggtggagtagcgccagtggggaaattgttaaaaaccactcctttggtcctaaaatgaccaaatatcatgataaaacaaaatttttttgaaaattttttatttactgtcaaaaagtggcaattactcggTTTTTGCCAcacataattttggaagtcgaccaaaaaaatttttttcgacattttttatgttataattttgtttaaagtaTTTGTATTagaacattgtaggggtcgaaacatgcgacatttctttaaatttcttcaaaagctcgtatttttcaaaattttggcaatttgccaaaactttggccggaaattatgaaaaatctaaaatttttttgtgtgttttattatgatattcggatGTTTTGGATTATTATAAGTGcctttagacaaaatccccactggcggtacctttaaagaaaatttgaacttcactacaaaatattttctacaaaagttttaaattcccgtcaaaataattttctgaaaaatttcaatttccgccaaaatgatttgtttaaaaatttgaatatcccacaaattttttttttgagaacatttgaattcatcgccttttttcaattggattttcacgtcaaaacattttctatgaaaatttgaatttgaagccaaaataatttttcaataaatttgaaattttccacaaGAATTTTCTTTTAGTACATCTTTTGCCAAgatatttttctgagaaagttcgaatttcccgccaaaattttatttcaaaaaaatttgaattacctcGTTGTCTACGTGACATCCTTTTCCATCTGCAGTTGGCATCAAAACCAACAAGATAATAAAAACAGAAGATTTGAGAAACATTctcggaaatattttttgtcagtttttcgTGCAAAATATGATAACCAGCAAGTATTTATGACAATTTTATCACCAATTTATCACACATCaccagaaatttgaatattctaattttttatggtGATGATTTGCAAGATAATTGAATACATCAGTTAGCTATCAACAATCACTGAccatttttgcaagttttagAGTGATAGCAGGGAGAATTCCGCGGTTTCCAGTCATATGGAagatgaaaatggaaaaattggaatagaaaaaaaaagaaaaaagcccGATAGCAAGTTTAGAGTTTAGAActttatttcagaaactcaAATAAAAAGATCAGCGCTCGCACGTGGTTTCAGAATGTCTCTTTTCGTTTTGATCtccaaaaatgcgggagaagagacgaagagttctcaactgattttgcatggttaagaacgtgcccacgtcacatttttgtgggcgaaaaattcccgcatttttcgtagatcaaatcaTAATAGGGTATGGCGGGGCTCACTGCTGTCTTCCATTAGTGTATGGTCCTGTAGGAAACTGCAACTGTAGGAAATGAAAGCTTTATTCCGAATATCTTGCCTAAATCTTCCCATCGCCTCCAACATGCGAGCTTCTCACTGTATTCGGCTTCTGCTCTATATTGAAAAACTCCAAAGTTGCGTGCCGATAAGGTGTGTGCACAATGAGCATAGTCAGTGTTGACAAGATCCCATGAAATGCGATTGCGATTAGCGCAGAATTGTTCGCagctggattttttttttttggtttttggctCAATAGTCCGCGATACATACCTTGATTATAGTAGTCCAGATAGACGGCTAGAATGATATAGGCTACTGGGATGGATATGAAAACCAGTGGAATAAACACCTGAATGCATAGAGCTACAAAAAATTGCTTCTGGAGACGATTTGTGGCCTGGGATTGGGATACGGTGTGGTAGAGGAACCATGAGATTCGGATgacgaaaaatagaatttgaGGGAAGATTAATGCGAACATAAAGGCAAAGCACAGGCTTGGTAATGTTTTGTCGATTGATAGGACTATGAAATCCGGCCGCGCAGGTACTTCGCCAGGCATGCACGGGATCGTCTGAAATTTGCTAGTTAGAATTTGAAGGCAGCGTCAAGACAGTGTGTGCCTACTAGGTCTTCCATGAAGGCGAGGTCACACTCAATGAACAGCGGCCGACGCTGCGCGGGACCTCGCGCCACTATACTTTGTACAACAGAGAAGGGCGTAGGTGTGAGGGCGGGAGGGCGAGAGTAGCGCCTAGTGCCTACCTGCTTTGTCAGCAGCCTTCCCAATTGCTGATCCATCTTTTTATAGTACGCCGGAGCAATAAATGTTACTGATATGAAATAATGAAGGGTAATGTAAAATACACGTTTCCAGCTCCGCGAGCCTGTCGGACCTTTGGTAAGGCGGAAGTAGCGGTCTTCGAAGAACATTAGGATGGTGACGGAGAGgactggaaatttgtttttttttgtgtttttgtgcTAAATTTCTGttggggaattcaaattttcaacaaaaatcttgAACTGGGAATTTGGATTCTCAGTCATTTTTTGGAGGCTCCACGGATTCAAGATCTGACGGAATTCCGATATTCAAGATTTCAGTCAATTTCCaagaaataaatcaaattttcagtcgattttcggcgggaaaattaaattttcaatctaTTTTTGACAAGGAACTCAAATTTACGACTTATTCTTGGCGTAAAATTCGTCTTTCAGTACTTTTCTAGCAGAATATTAATATAATTCTCACCTCCAACCAG
This is a stretch of genomic DNA from Caenorhabditis elegans chromosome V. It encodes these proteins:
- the srh-182 gene encoding Serpentine Receptor, class H (Partially confirmed by transcript evidence), which codes for MCSPPSFLATDEFYSGVLHILTAIEVPLHIFGAYVIVTRTPSKMSGVKASLLLLHLVGAFVDVYLSFVTTPVLTLPGCSGYFLGVTLWLGLPSDVMSYWDISLVGVLSVTILMFFEDRYFRLTKGPTGSRSWKRVFYITLHYFISVTFIAPAYYKKMDQQLGRLLTKQTIPCMPGEVPARPDFIVLSIDKTLPSLCFAFMFALIFPQILFFVIRISWFLYHTVSQSQATNRLQKQFFVALCIQVFIPLVFISIPVAYIILAVYLDYYNQAANNSALIAIAFHGILSTLTMLIVHTPYRHATLEFFNIEQKPNTVRSSHVGGDGKI
- the ZK228.13 gene encoding Ovule protein (Predicted) is translated as MSDCWRSFTTIFLLFLIFFAENVYDPRSYPPRQNLFAYNCGPPVLEMHISSVRQTDGLKLEKKTVAT